The region CATTAAAATGACCAAAGAGAAGAACTGAGGTATAATTTGTCATAACTACTTGTAAAAACTTGACAATCcttatataaataacaatattaaacattttgccATCTGACTaagattaaaatgaaatatatttaaaaacaccAAATAAACAACAGAACAGAAATACAACAAAAGTAAtcattgaatattaaaattacataattataaaatgtcgtatttttatcagaaagtgtattttatatttgcaaCAATCACCGCCTTAACTTTTAGTATAATAATTTACCAGGTATCTATATATTTactaataatatgtattatattatgtcaatatttattattaacaacacatacatatacataatgtataCACGTGTATATAATGTACGTTATAGCATAAAATATCACAGTATTTTCTATATATGCATATGAGTATACATTACGCTAGActaattttatttgcaaaaataGTTTAAGATAGTATATCATCGTTATTTGAATAggttgatatttattaatataaataataaaatatttagctttaatatcaattaatttaCCATGTTATAATAACAAATTGTCAATTCtgttatacaaaaataaaagaaaaattaataaatattattaatatttaatttaatttttaaacctCTTCAAGGATGAATTTATTACAGGCAGTGAAAGATgattagtttttattttttaattacatttctttaaaatataatgcttataattattaaatgaagtagataatattagaaaatatattaacatgTGTGAAAAAATATGCCAGCATCCCTCAAAtggttaaatgttataaaataaaattatataattatgtaagaaacattaataatgaaatgttttatgcaaaataattgataataataaattaataaccaATCTTTTTCTGCTCTGCAATAACAATAATTAcgcattaaattattttaatactaaatactatgatttaaattattgataaagtaAGATACTAATGAGGTTGATGAGTTTTAAGATCAATATTATTAACAGGTTTACTTAATTCAGAATGGTAACAGATTACATCATCCAGGTATATAAAATGCATCAAGTTTTTAATATCTCTAAAAAAGTATAAGATATAAACTAAAAGTATaagaattaagaaaatattagtaCATGTATTTTTATCATACTTTTTTAGATGTACCCATAATTCTATGGTGGACACCTTTTGGAAATGATGAAAAATTACGGGACTGTGGAAATTATCAGTGTTATTTTATAAGTAACCGATCCTTTCAATATCATAAACAGATAAAAgtaatgtatataatacatatatgtatatacatttttatgacttgtattaaagataaattttcggatatattgaaaatttaagaaatttcagttattttctaaaattaagaTAGTCCTATTATTAcaaatttgattaatattttgtatttttcaaataGTTGTAAACTATTATTGCTACTGAATAGAAATtaactaatttattattataaaatcaacgatttataatttattaaatttaatgttataaatgtgCAAATTGCTCATACTTGTTTTCaacattattatttgaaatatatatcgcTCTTAATTTTCAGAGTTTTCTTTTCTATGGTAGTAATTTTCGAATTAATGATTTACCAAAATGGAAATCCGACGATATTCCGTGGGGTTTGCTTCATGAAGAATCCCCAAGAAATAATCCAATATTAGTTCAACAGGAAACTCTGAATCTTTTTACATACTCTTCAACATTTAGCAGATTTAGTGATGTACCTCTAACTCTTGCAGATCTACCTGGAATTACAGAATTATTAGGTGAATATAAAGaattcaatatacatatacatttaaattattaataatctggTCCTATTTTCATTGCAGTATGGTGTTATAAACACAAGTTGTTTAATTAATAGTAACATTAACGCTTCAATTTTacagatagaaaatattttgtatctacaaaagaaaaaacaaggttgatgtataaaagaaatttggCACCATTACTTTATATACAATCTGATTGCGATACTGCAAGTAACAGAGATATTTATGTAGCtgaattaatgaaatatatacgtatagatTCATATGGCGCATGTTTAAATAATGCTCAACTCGAGAAAaggtaaaatatttttgcagaCTTAAATAAAGTCAATTCTACCATTTGTATTGTTTCTATAAAGAATTTAACTATAATTTAGGTTAAAGGAAAATTACCTTGAAATATTGAACAGTgaagattttctttcttttattgccAAT is a window of Bombus terrestris chromosome 17, iyBomTerr1.2, whole genome shotgun sequence DNA encoding:
- the LOC100643748 gene encoding alpha-(1,3)-fucosyltransferase 10 isoform X2; the protein is MSYFYQKVYFIFATITALTFSIIIYQVYLIQNGNRLHHPDVPIILWWTPFGNDEKLRDCGNYQCYFISNRSFQYHKQIKSFLFYGSNFRINDLPKWKSDDIPWGLLHEESPRNNPILVQQETLNLFTYSSTFSRFSDVPLTLADLPGITELLDRKYFVSTKEKTRLMYKRNLAPLLYIQSDCDTASNRDIYVAELMKYIRIDSYGACLNNAQLEKRLKENYLEILNSEDFLSFIANYKFTIAFENAVCDDYITEKLWRPLIVGSIPIYYGSPSFKDWLPNNMSAISVLDFKDPVNLAKFLYNLSDNEIEYNKYLSHKLIDNYEIENERLRKALERKEEWLSNEFGNYVEEFECFVCKSIYQPNKTKIVNKKHYNCPLPKNPLTNRTDHSNWWTKQWTLEKCGAKILSYHMQNNLTINEENFEIDKMKLFDRNEC